The following proteins are co-located in the Polystyrenella longa genome:
- a CDS encoding Gfo/Idh/MocA family protein, which yields MYDVQSRREFLKSVAAMGVVYPVVSSMPLLADTPKNPNEKLNIAVVGVAARGAANLNGVKGENIVALCDIDSERLNGAAKEFPSAALYDDYRRIFDHDLDGVVCSTPDHMHAFVVCEALKRGLPVYCEKPLTHSISEARKILKLVDENNNITQMGNQIHSTNNYRRVVEQIQSGVIGDVRQVHVFLPAVEHFRAGKRVQESTPPDNVSYDLWLGPAPYRPFDVSHFHFDWRYWWDFGGGQIADFWCHYTDLAYWALDLKYPTRISAIGEKGHDGENEVPRHLQVEYDYPARGEKPPVKLTWSQGKFKPEGAEVMDKSHGVLFEGDKGRLWADYSNKQIVLQDGSEAVPVKPYIADSIGHHAEWLQAIRGNGTTASPFSYGAVLTEGGHLGNLSYRLGKEILWDAEAMKATNAPEADEIISRQYRKGWTLDV from the coding sequence ATGTATGACGTCCAGAGTCGACGTGAATTTTTAAAATCTGTGGCAGCGATGGGAGTCGTCTATCCTGTTGTCTCGAGCATGCCTCTTCTGGCTGATACCCCCAAGAATCCGAACGAAAAACTGAACATCGCCGTCGTGGGTGTCGCTGCTCGTGGAGCAGCCAATCTGAATGGCGTTAAAGGGGAAAACATTGTCGCCCTTTGCGACATTGACTCAGAACGTCTGAATGGTGCCGCCAAAGAATTCCCGTCCGCTGCTCTGTACGACGACTATCGACGCATTTTCGATCACGACCTCGACGGCGTCGTCTGTAGCACTCCCGACCATATGCATGCGTTCGTTGTCTGCGAAGCGCTCAAACGAGGCTTGCCTGTCTACTGCGAAAAACCATTGACTCACTCCATCTCAGAAGCGCGTAAAATCCTTAAACTGGTTGATGAAAACAACAACATCACCCAAATGGGAAATCAGATTCATTCGACGAATAACTATCGTCGAGTTGTCGAACAGATTCAGTCGGGTGTCATCGGAGACGTAAGACAAGTTCACGTTTTCCTTCCAGCAGTGGAGCACTTCCGCGCAGGTAAACGAGTACAGGAATCGACTCCTCCCGATAATGTCAGCTACGACTTGTGGCTCGGCCCTGCACCGTATCGCCCCTTCGATGTTTCTCACTTCCACTTCGACTGGCGTTACTGGTGGGATTTTGGTGGCGGACAGATTGCTGACTTCTGGTGTCACTACACTGACTTGGCTTACTGGGCTCTCGACCTCAAATATCCAACTCGTATTTCGGCCATAGGGGAAAAAGGACACGATGGCGAAAACGAAGTTCCTCGACATCTGCAGGTGGAATATGACTATCCCGCCCGTGGTGAAAAACCGCCTGTCAAATTGACTTGGTCACAAGGGAAATTCAAGCCGGAAGGCGCCGAAGTCATGGACAAGTCTCACGGCGTGCTGTTTGAAGGAGACAAAGGCCGCTTATGGGCGGACTACTCCAACAAACAGATCGTTCTGCAGGATGGTTCAGAAGCTGTACCGGTAAAACCCTACATCGCCGACTCCATCGGTCACCATGCTGAGTGGTTACAGGCGATCCGTGGCAATGGCACAACCGCCTCTCCCTTCAGCTACGGCGCCGTGCTGACTGAAGGAGGGCATCTTGGAAACCTTTCATACCGCCTCGGAAAAGAAATCCTCTGGGATGCCGAAGCAATGAAGGCGACCAATGCCCCCGAAGCGGATGAAATCATCAGCCGACAGTACCGCAAAGGCTGGACGCTTGACGTGTAA
- a CDS encoding sialidase family protein — protein sequence MNHHHFQLIALLCLFACPLLSAGEIPIKQVVGPEIPGKYKHPASITELNNGELMLVYFGGDGEYQPGTAIYGVRLPKGEDAWTEPVRLANTPGRMDGNAVIWQTPGEEVWLLYVTRYGKEWSTARIKLKISTDGGMTFSDSMLVTEDVGYMVRNKPIAKEDGNYLIPIYHEYGTDIEVSDGRNTGLFLHYDVDSKTFTKSEEFGYRKGVEQPAVVQLTKDHFIALCRRGGDYNETDDGWMVFTESHDGGWTWSEGTESEFPNPNSAVDLTKLQSGNLLLIYNDHMFKRRKLTLALSTDGGKTFPVRKMLMNDDAGMAYPYMIQTKNGDIHAIFTYNRIKVMHAVFQESDLKE from the coding sequence ATGAACCACCACCACTTCCAGCTGATTGCACTTCTCTGCCTGTTTGCCTGTCCGCTTCTTTCGGCAGGAGAGATTCCTATTAAGCAGGTGGTGGGACCAGAGATCCCCGGAAAGTACAAACACCCCGCATCTATCACGGAATTAAATAATGGCGAATTGATGCTGGTCTACTTTGGCGGTGACGGAGAATACCAACCCGGAACGGCGATCTATGGGGTTCGATTGCCTAAAGGAGAAGACGCATGGACAGAACCTGTCAGGCTGGCTAATACGCCGGGACGCATGGACGGCAACGCGGTGATCTGGCAGACACCCGGCGAGGAAGTCTGGCTGTTGTATGTCACTCGTTATGGCAAGGAATGGAGTACTGCGCGGATCAAGCTGAAAATCTCAACAGATGGTGGCATGACATTTTCAGATTCGATGCTGGTCACCGAAGATGTTGGTTACATGGTTCGCAACAAGCCTATTGCTAAAGAGGATGGAAACTACCTGATCCCCATCTATCATGAATACGGTACGGACATTGAAGTTTCGGATGGACGGAACACCGGACTCTTCCTGCATTATGACGTGGATTCCAAAACATTTACGAAGTCTGAGGAGTTCGGATATCGAAAAGGAGTCGAACAACCTGCTGTCGTTCAGCTCACGAAAGATCATTTCATTGCACTCTGCCGCCGCGGTGGAGATTACAACGAAACAGACGATGGCTGGATGGTCTTTACGGAATCACACGATGGAGGCTGGACCTGGTCAGAAGGGACCGAATCCGAGTTCCCCAATCCCAACTCAGCGGTCGATCTAACAAAACTTCAGAGCGGAAATTTGCTACTAATCTACAACGACCACATGTTCAAACGTCGCAAATTGACGTTGGCACTTTCTACGGACGGAGGGAAGACGTTCCCTGTCCGTAAAATGTTAATGAACGATGACGCCGGCATGGCTTACCCGTACATGATTCAGACAAAAAATGGCGACATCCACGCTATATTCACCTACAACCGCATTAAAGTCATGCACGCCGTCTTCCAAGAGTCTGATCTCAAAGAATAA
- a CDS encoding 2-oxoacid:acceptor oxidoreductase subunit alpha has translation MASTEMATPSGMKPIEEMETVVIRFCGDSGDGMQLAGTQFTNVSAAFGNDVSTLPDFPAEIRAPAGSLSGVSGFQISFSSKDIFTPGDEVDTLVAMNPAALKTNLADLKRGGTLIVNEDAFDKSNLTKASYDSNPLDDEESLAGYRLFKVPMTRLTKDALSELDISQREAVRCKNFFALGLVYWLYNRDSKPTVDWVNKKFSKLPIVAEANIRALKGGRNYGDSTEAFTVHYKVSKADLPPGKYRKITGNEALAMGLATIAKLSNKTLIYSGYPITPASDILHELSKLKNFNVKTFQAEDEIAAMSAAVGAAFGGELSVTASSGPGICLKGEAMGLGAITELPMVIIDVQRGGPSTGLPTKTEQSDLLLAMFGRNGESPLPIIAPATPGDCFEMAQQAMRIAVEHMTPVILLSDGYIANGAEPWQIPDVSDLTPIKINHPTELNEDGIYEPYARDENLTRPWAIPGTTGLEHRVGGLEKSNISGNVSYDPENHHDMTLLRAKKVKLIANRLPAQEVLGPKTGDLLVVSWGGTYGSVRTAVSHAIEEGKSVAHAHIRYLNPFPNNLGEILKKYDQILIPELNMGQLRLLLRSEFLVDAQGLNKIKGKPFLISEISEKINAMLAG, from the coding sequence ATGGCCTCTACTGAAATGGCAACCCCCTCCGGCATGAAACCAATTGAAGAAATGGAAACCGTCGTTATCCGCTTTTGCGGCGATAGCGGCGACGGAATGCAACTTGCCGGAACACAATTCACCAATGTGTCGGCAGCTTTTGGCAACGATGTCAGCACTCTGCCTGACTTCCCCGCAGAAATTCGCGCCCCAGCCGGGTCATTGAGCGGAGTGAGTGGCTTCCAGATCAGTTTTTCCAGCAAAGACATTTTCACCCCCGGGGACGAAGTCGACACCCTCGTGGCGATGAATCCGGCCGCGCTGAAAACGAACCTTGCCGACCTCAAACGAGGGGGCACGCTGATCGTCAATGAAGACGCCTTCGATAAATCCAATCTGACCAAAGCAAGCTACGATTCCAACCCGCTGGATGATGAAGAATCCCTTGCGGGCTACCGGCTATTCAAAGTTCCAATGACTCGCCTCACCAAAGACGCGTTATCAGAACTGGACATTTCACAGCGTGAAGCGGTCCGGTGCAAAAACTTCTTCGCTCTTGGTCTCGTGTACTGGCTGTACAACCGAGATTCCAAACCGACCGTTGATTGGGTCAACAAGAAGTTTTCCAAGCTACCAATCGTTGCCGAAGCCAACATTCGCGCTCTCAAAGGTGGCCGCAATTATGGTGACTCCACCGAGGCGTTCACGGTTCACTACAAAGTATCAAAGGCCGATCTTCCTCCCGGCAAGTACCGCAAAATCACCGGAAACGAAGCCCTGGCAATGGGACTGGCAACGATTGCCAAACTGTCAAACAAGACTTTGATCTACTCTGGCTACCCTATTACCCCTGCCAGTGACATTCTGCACGAACTGTCCAAGCTTAAAAACTTCAACGTGAAGACCTTCCAGGCCGAAGACGAAATCGCCGCAATGTCCGCCGCAGTAGGAGCCGCATTCGGTGGCGAACTATCTGTAACAGCGAGCTCAGGACCAGGCATCTGCCTGAAAGGGGAGGCCATGGGCCTGGGGGCAATCACCGAATTGCCGATGGTCATCATCGACGTTCAACGTGGTGGTCCGAGTACCGGTTTACCAACCAAGACAGAGCAATCCGACTTGCTTCTCGCCATGTTTGGTCGAAATGGTGAATCACCGCTCCCGATTATCGCTCCAGCGACTCCGGGGGACTGCTTTGAAATGGCCCAGCAAGCAATGCGAATTGCAGTTGAGCACATGACTCCGGTCATTCTGCTCTCCGATGGTTATATTGCGAATGGTGCTGAGCCTTGGCAGATTCCTGATGTCAGCGATCTCACCCCGATCAAAATCAACCATCCAACAGAACTAAACGAAGACGGTATCTACGAGCCTTATGCCCGAGATGAAAACCTGACTCGACCATGGGCCATCCCCGGCACCACTGGGTTGGAGCATCGTGTTGGTGGTCTGGAGAAATCCAACATCTCCGGAAACGTCAGTTACGATCCGGAAAACCACCACGACATGACGTTGTTGCGTGCCAAAAAGGTGAAGCTGATTGCAAACCGGTTGCCCGCCCAGGAAGTCCTCGGCCCCAAGACAGGCGACTTACTCGTCGTCAGTTGGGGAGGCACCTACGGTTCTGTTCGCACGGCAGTTAGCCATGCGATCGAAGAAGGTAAGAGTGTCGCCCACGCGCACATTCGCTACCTGAATCCATTCCCCAATAACCTCGGCGAGATTCTGAAAAAGTACGATCAGATTCTCATTCCCGAATTGAACATGGGCCAACTTCGTCTACTGTTACGCAGTGAATTCCTGGTAGACGCACAAGGCTTGAACAAGATCAAAGGCAAACCTTTCCTGATTTCTGAAATCAGCGAAAAGATCAACGCCATGCTCGCGGGTTAG
- a CDS encoding 2-oxoacid:ferredoxin oxidoreductase subunit beta — protein sequence MSTVELPQLSAKDFASDQEIRWCPRCGDYSILAQMKKVLPTLGLPKEKFAFVSGIGCSSRFPYYMNTYGFHSIHGRAPAIATGLRLARPDLSVWVITGDGDALSIGGNHLMHVIRRNVDLKIVLFNNRIYGLTKGQYSPTSPIGQKTKSTPYGSIDHPLSPLSVAIGSEATFVARSVDVDIKHLGMVLERAAHHKGTAFIEVYQDCNVFNAGAHDYASKKGEKEENIIYLEDGKPIIFGKDNDKGLIFDENSNIQVVTLGEEFSESDLIVHDESNPNPSIAFALSRLRHPEFPEPMGVLRAIERPIYDQMVTAQVDQTIADKGEGNLEGLFNSGDTWTVE from the coding sequence ATGAGTACTGTTGAACTTCCTCAACTGTCTGCCAAAGACTTTGCCAGCGATCAGGAAATTCGTTGGTGCCCCCGATGTGGTGACTACTCCATTCTGGCACAGATGAAGAAAGTCCTGCCGACGCTCGGACTGCCCAAAGAAAAGTTCGCGTTCGTTTCCGGCATCGGTTGCTCAAGCCGGTTTCCGTACTACATGAACACGTACGGGTTCCATAGCATCCACGGTCGTGCTCCCGCCATTGCGACGGGTCTGCGACTGGCACGCCCCGACCTCTCGGTCTGGGTGATCACGGGTGACGGTGATGCACTTTCAATTGGTGGAAACCACTTGATGCACGTAATCCGCCGAAACGTGGATCTGAAAATCGTGTTGTTCAACAACCGTATCTATGGTTTGACCAAAGGTCAGTATTCACCAACGAGTCCAATCGGGCAGAAGACGAAAAGTACGCCTTACGGTTCGATCGACCATCCTCTGAGTCCGCTCAGCGTGGCGATTGGTTCGGAAGCCACCTTTGTCGCTCGATCTGTTGATGTCGACATCAAGCACCTGGGAATGGTTCTGGAACGAGCCGCTCATCATAAGGGAACGGCGTTCATTGAAGTCTATCAGGACTGTAACGTCTTCAACGCAGGTGCTCATGATTACGCCTCGAAGAAAGGCGAAAAGGAAGAAAACATCATCTATCTTGAAGATGGTAAACCCATCATCTTCGGTAAAGATAATGACAAAGGCCTGATCTTCGACGAGAACTCGAATATACAAGTCGTCACCTTGGGTGAGGAATTCTCCGAAAGTGATCTCATCGTTCACGATGAAAGCAATCCGAACCCCAGCATCGCATTTGCACTATCCCGTCTGCGTCATCCGGAATTCCCGGAACCAATGGGAGTGTTACGAGCTATAGAACGACCCATCTATGACCAAATGGTCACCGCCCAGGTTGATCAGACCATTGCGGACAAAGGAGAAGGCAATCTGGAAGGCCTCTTCAATAGTGGCGATACCTGGACTGTCGAATAA
- a CDS encoding CPBP family intramembrane glutamic endopeptidase → MTDHPDASDEFPEITKPEGIVGEEARSASPNNDVSQESVDVVPRQRRPRPALLREGPGLRESLGWVLGFFALQLVFGIFFLVLYLASLFLTNPELFQAVADSEELKDKLAGESQTFVMAAAQASLIVCCLAMTRIRWGKSWTTSLRFNGFRPIHILAVAALIMPTQVLSQAVYEQANYYWQMLAGELPALSVLDKFNIVESAPDLIKNSPLAISILIFAIAPALNEEIIFRGVVGNGLMNRYGVVFSMLVASTLFAIVHMHPVHAAAVFGLGAVIHWTYITTRTIWAPILLHFLNNGFALFSTLYLGAGDSHDDASISPLLTACSLVTVGVLCLFFWKSRRYLVNEEGEKVPVNEEWKTQPADLAKFEVRQDKPSVPVSLITLCITLVTLYLIFKDTAS, encoded by the coding sequence ATGACTGATCATCCTGATGCCTCCGATGAATTTCCTGAGATCACGAAGCCGGAGGGCATTGTGGGTGAGGAAGCAAGATCAGCTTCCCCCAATAACGATGTCAGCCAGGAATCCGTCGACGTTGTACCGAGACAACGAAGGCCCCGCCCTGCCCTGCTTCGAGAAGGACCGGGGCTACGAGAATCGTTGGGCTGGGTCTTGGGATTCTTCGCTCTCCAGCTGGTTTTTGGCATATTTTTCCTCGTGCTGTATCTGGCTAGCCTGTTCCTGACTAATCCGGAACTTTTCCAGGCAGTAGCCGACAGTGAAGAACTCAAAGATAAATTAGCAGGCGAATCACAGACATTCGTTATGGCCGCCGCTCAAGCCAGTCTGATCGTCTGCTGTCTGGCGATGACTCGCATCCGCTGGGGCAAGAGTTGGACGACTTCCCTCCGCTTCAACGGTTTCCGTCCTATTCACATTCTCGCCGTGGCCGCGCTGATTATGCCGACTCAAGTTCTCTCGCAAGCCGTTTACGAACAAGCCAACTATTACTGGCAAATGCTCGCAGGGGAACTTCCTGCACTTTCAGTACTGGATAAATTCAATATTGTCGAATCCGCTCCCGACTTAATCAAGAATTCTCCACTCGCCATTTCCATCCTGATTTTCGCGATTGCGCCGGCCCTGAACGAAGAGATCATTTTTCGTGGAGTTGTCGGCAACGGACTCATGAATCGTTATGGAGTCGTTTTTAGCATGCTGGTCGCTTCTACTCTATTTGCCATCGTGCATATGCATCCTGTACACGCCGCCGCCGTCTTTGGATTAGGGGCAGTTATTCACTGGACCTACATCACCACCCGCACAATATGGGCCCCGATCCTGCTTCATTTTCTGAACAACGGATTTGCCTTGTTCTCGACTCTCTACCTGGGAGCCGGCGACTCTCACGACGATGCCTCGATTTCACCGTTACTAACGGCTTGCTCACTGGTAACAGTTGGCGTTCTGTGCTTATTTTTCTGGAAAAGTCGCCGCTATCTGGTCAACGAAGAAGGTGAGAAGGTTCCTGTAAACGAAGAATGGAAGACTCAACCAGCCGACTTAGCGAAATTCGAGGTACGGCAGGACAAACCTTCAGTTCCAGTCAGCCTGATCACATTATGCATCACTTTAGTGACCTTGTATCTGATTTTTAAAGATACGGCTTCCTGA
- the rimO gene encoding 30S ribosomal protein S12 methylthiotransferase RimO yields MSTTDTTTIADTKTKGTYAFVSLGCPKNLVDSEKMLGNLSLDGYSLVSEPDQADFVIVNTCGFIESARQESKAVIQEMLDLKAAGKTKGVIVSGCLPERLGSKLLDEMPQIDHIVGVFGRDEITTVAERIVSGAKEQRELFRPAAIRAQDDTARLRITPGHYAYLKISEGCDRTCTFCAIPKMRGKHVTKPIEMVRREAEELVADGVKELILVAQDTTYYGMDLYGEVRLADLLKELEKVEGLQWIRLMYLYPINFTDELIDTIAKSSKIIPYLDMPLQHSNDRMLKRMQRRVNREKTEILLEKLRERVPNLVIRTTFVVGFPGETEKQFIELKEFVRDQHFERVGVFTYSLEPGTPAERLPDHLPEDIKQRRYDELMEVQQEIAFEHADSWVGYELDVIIDEQVEDDLWVGRTFADAPEIDSLVYVRGEDLQIGQLVPVEILQRQDYDLIGVVSEGEMEED; encoded by the coding sequence TTGAGTACCACTGATACAACGACTATTGCTGACACTAAAACCAAAGGGACCTACGCTTTCGTAAGCCTGGGTTGCCCCAAGAATCTTGTCGACAGCGAAAAGATGCTGGGCAACCTCTCCCTGGATGGCTACTCGCTTGTTTCGGAACCCGATCAAGCCGACTTTGTCATCGTGAATACCTGCGGTTTTATTGAAAGCGCACGACAGGAATCTAAAGCGGTCATTCAGGAAATGCTTGATTTGAAAGCAGCCGGAAAAACCAAAGGAGTCATCGTTTCGGGTTGTCTCCCTGAACGACTGGGCAGCAAACTGCTAGACGAGATGCCTCAGATCGATCATATCGTCGGCGTATTTGGTCGTGACGAAATCACCACCGTCGCCGAACGCATCGTTAGTGGAGCCAAAGAACAACGCGAACTCTTTCGTCCGGCTGCTATCCGAGCCCAGGACGATACTGCCCGACTGCGAATCACACCGGGGCACTATGCTTATCTTAAAATCTCCGAAGGTTGTGACCGAACTTGTACGTTCTGTGCGATTCCCAAAATGCGTGGCAAGCATGTGACGAAACCGATTGAAATGGTTCGTCGTGAAGCCGAAGAACTGGTCGCCGATGGAGTCAAGGAATTAATCCTCGTCGCACAGGACACGACTTATTACGGCATGGACCTGTATGGGGAAGTCCGCCTTGCTGACTTGCTTAAAGAACTGGAAAAAGTCGAAGGACTCCAGTGGATTCGATTGATGTATTTGTATCCGATCAACTTCACCGATGAACTGATCGATACGATTGCCAAGAGCAGCAAAATCATTCCTTATCTCGATATGCCGCTCCAGCACAGTAATGATCGCATGTTGAAGCGAATGCAACGTCGTGTGAACCGGGAGAAGACGGAAATCTTGTTGGAGAAATTACGCGAAAGAGTTCCCAACCTGGTGATTCGCACCACATTCGTCGTCGGATTCCCTGGCGAAACGGAAAAACAGTTCATCGAATTGAAAGAGTTCGTCCGCGACCAACATTTCGAACGGGTGGGTGTTTTCACCTATTCACTCGAACCAGGTACTCCCGCGGAACGTCTTCCTGATCACCTACCTGAAGACATCAAACAGCGGCGTTACGACGAGCTGATGGAAGTCCAACAGGAAATCGCTTTTGAACATGCGGATTCCTGGGTTGGGTACGAGTTGGACGTGATCATTGACGAACAGGTCGAAGACGATCTCTGGGTGGGGCGAACATTTGCCGATGCACCCGAAATCGATAGTCTTGTTTACGTACGCGGCGAAGATCTACAGATTGGACAATTAGTCCCCGTAGAGATATTGCAGCGACAAGACTACGACTTGATCGGTGTTGTTTCGGAAGGCGAGATGGAAGAAGATTAA
- a CDS encoding cytochrome c3 family protein, whose protein sequence is MENRERFQFPAWTNKVVTLLGGVATIAGIYVVLIVNYGASPKTISAGYAPTQEIPFSHKLHAGELKMDCRYCHNTVEKAAHAAIPPTATCLNCHTGVDEKGNVAKAAVRTDSEHLKPLHESAATGLPVKWTRVHDLPDYVYFNHSAHVTSGVSCVSCHGRVDQMDVVRQVEPLSMSWCLDCHRNPTPHLRPLDKVTDLAWTPENPLETGAEIQKEHSIHPSTNCSTCHR, encoded by the coding sequence ATGGAAAATCGAGAGCGATTTCAATTCCCAGCCTGGACGAACAAGGTCGTGACGCTACTTGGCGGCGTGGCTACCATCGCTGGGATCTATGTCGTCCTGATTGTGAATTATGGGGCTTCTCCTAAGACGATTAGTGCTGGTTATGCACCAACTCAGGAGATTCCCTTCAGTCACAAGCTGCACGCCGGCGAACTCAAGATGGACTGTCGCTACTGTCACAATACGGTAGAGAAAGCGGCTCATGCTGCTATTCCACCGACGGCTACGTGTCTCAACTGCCATACAGGTGTTGATGAAAAAGGAAACGTCGCCAAGGCTGCGGTTCGCACAGACAGCGAACATCTTAAGCCTCTGCATGAAAGTGCCGCCACGGGACTGCCAGTGAAGTGGACTCGCGTTCATGACCTGCCCGACTATGTTTATTTCAATCACAGTGCTCACGTTACTTCGGGAGTCAGCTGTGTAAGTTGCCACGGTCGAGTTGATCAAATGGACGTCGTCCGCCAAGTCGAACCGCTCAGCATGAGCTGGTGCCTCGATTGCCACCGAAATCCTACTCCTCACCTGCGACCACTGGATAAAGTTACTGACCTTGCCTGGACCCCAGAAAATCCTCTGGAAACGGGCGCGGAAATCCAAAAAGAACATTCCATTCACCCGAGTACAAATTGTTCAACATGTCATCGGTAA
- the pgsA gene encoding CDP-diacylglycerol--glycerol-3-phosphate 3-phosphatidyltransferase, which produces MNAESTQKEPQQSLQSQRVVCNIPNAITLSRLLLACVLFLLIDIQGFWITSAVLFVFAASTDFLDGYIARKYGMVTILGRIMDPFVDKIIVGGAFLFLLGEPDRSGVNAWMVLIVIGREMFISSLRGFLEKQGQDFSAAWSGKVKMTLQCVAVTCSLLSLSPDYFFNDSWFLLCRDILLWMAIAITLYSGIEYIIRASHLWSSTDD; this is translated from the coding sequence ATGAATGCCGAATCGACACAGAAGGAACCGCAACAAAGCCTGCAGTCACAACGAGTCGTGTGTAACATTCCAAACGCGATTACGTTAAGCCGACTGCTATTGGCCTGCGTCCTGTTTCTGTTGATTGATATTCAAGGCTTTTGGATCACCTCCGCTGTACTGTTTGTCTTCGCCGCCTCAACCGATTTTCTGGACGGTTATATCGCCCGAAAATATGGGATGGTGACGATCCTCGGTCGTATCATGGATCCTTTCGTCGACAAAATCATTGTCGGCGGTGCCTTTCTGTTTCTCCTCGGAGAGCCGGATCGATCAGGCGTGAATGCCTGGATGGTGCTTATTGTTATCGGTCGGGAAATGTTCATTAGCAGTCTACGCGGTTTCCTTGAAAAACAGGGACAGGACTTCTCAGCCGCTTGGAGTGGCAAGGTAAAGATGACATTGCAATGTGTCGCTGTTACCTGCAGTCTGCTCTCGCTCAGCCCCGATTATTTCTTCAACGACAGCTGGTTCCTGCTCTGCCGCGACATTCTTCTCTGGATGGCGATCGCCATCACACTTTACAGCGGAATCGAGTACATCATTCGCGCATCACATCTCTGGTCCAGCACCGACGATTGA